A window of Streptomyces sp. SAI-127 contains these coding sequences:
- a CDS encoding hemolysin family protein, producing the protein MTIPLLLLGAAFLLILANGFFVAAEFGLVTVEATDAERAAAEGDRRARRVADSLKELSFQLSGTQLGITITSLVVGMLAEPALAELLHGPFTAIGIPEGAVSGVAVVVGMLLASAVQMVIGELVPKNWAVSKPMQVARFVAGPQHAFARLFRPVIAGLNAVANRLVRALGIEPAEGLASARTPGELVSLARHSAQAGALEQDTADLFVRTLSLAELTAQHVMTPRVKVSSLQDSATAEDVVNLTRATGLSRFPVYREKIDEIVGMAHLKDALAVPVQDRLRTPVSRIARPALLVPETLPVQPLLAQLRSEQPIAVVVDEYGGTAGVVTLEDIVEEIVGEVRDEHDDVSKEGPELAPAPPEDGRLTWDADGSCRVDILQRIGLDVPEGPYETVAGLVADLLGRIPAVGDRAELPGWRLTVRQVGHYRAERVRLVRLVPAVNVMEAAR; encoded by the coding sequence ATGACCATCCCCTTGCTGCTCCTCGGAGCGGCGTTTCTGCTGATTCTCGCCAACGGCTTCTTCGTGGCGGCCGAGTTCGGCCTCGTCACCGTCGAGGCCACGGACGCCGAAAGGGCCGCCGCGGAAGGCGACCGGCGGGCCCGTCGGGTCGCCGACTCGCTCAAGGAGCTGTCCTTCCAGCTCTCCGGCACCCAGCTCGGCATCACCATCACCTCGCTCGTCGTCGGCATGCTCGCCGAACCGGCGCTCGCGGAACTGCTGCACGGCCCGTTCACGGCCATCGGCATCCCCGAGGGCGCGGTCTCCGGCGTGGCCGTCGTCGTCGGCATGCTGCTGGCCTCCGCCGTGCAGATGGTGATCGGCGAACTCGTGCCCAAGAACTGGGCGGTGTCCAAGCCGATGCAGGTCGCCCGCTTCGTCGCCGGCCCGCAGCATGCCTTCGCCCGGCTGTTCCGGCCGGTGATCGCCGGCCTGAACGCGGTCGCCAACCGCCTCGTCCGCGCGCTCGGCATCGAGCCCGCCGAGGGACTGGCCTCCGCCCGCACCCCCGGCGAGCTCGTCTCCCTGGCCCGGCACTCGGCCCAGGCCGGCGCCCTGGAACAGGACACCGCGGACCTCTTCGTCCGCACGCTGTCGCTCGCCGAGCTGACCGCCCAGCACGTCATGACCCCGCGCGTGAAGGTCAGCTCGCTCCAGGACTCGGCCACCGCCGAGGACGTCGTCAACCTCACCCGCGCCACCGGCCTGTCCCGCTTCCCGGTCTACCGCGAGAAGATCGACGAGATCGTCGGCATGGCCCACCTCAAGGACGCCCTGGCGGTCCCCGTCCAGGACCGTCTGCGCACCCCCGTCTCCCGCATCGCCCGCCCGGCGCTGCTGGTGCCCGAGACACTCCCGGTCCAGCCGCTCCTCGCCCAGCTGCGCAGTGAGCAGCCCATCGCCGTCGTCGTCGACGAGTACGGCGGCACGGCCGGCGTGGTCACCCTGGAGGACATCGTCGAGGAGATCGTCGGCGAGGTCCGCGACGAGCACGACGACGTGTCCAAGGAAGGCCCCGAACTGGCCCCCGCCCCGCCGGAGGACGGCCGCCTCACCTGGGACGCGGACGGCAGCTGCCGGGTCGACATCCTCCAGCGCATAGGCCTCGACGTGCCCGAGGGGCCGTACGAGACCGTCGCCGGGCTGGTCGCCGACCTGCTCGGCCGCATCCCCGCCGTCGGCGACCGGGCCGAGCTGCCCGGCTGGCGGCTCACCGTCCGCCAGGTCGGGCACTACCGCGCCGAGCGGGTCCGCCTGGTCCGTCTGGTCCCCGCGGTCAACGTCATGGAGGCCGCCCGATGA
- a CDS encoding acyl-CoA dehydrogenase, with translation MPDRAPQPVDRQLPTDEARDLISLVRDIAQHEIAPKAAEEEGAGHFPREVFTLLSRAGLLGLPYDSEHGGADQPYEVYLQVLEELAAARLTVGLGVSVHTLASYALATYGTKEQQVEHLPAMLGGGLLGAYCLSEPSSGSDAASLRTRAVRDGEDWVITGTKAWITHGGVADFYTVMARTGEEGPRGITAFLVPADAEGVSAAAPEKKMGMKGSPTAQVHFDGVRVPDGRRIGDEGQGFAIALSALDSGRLGIAACAIGVAQAALDEAVGYATGRQQFGRPIADFQGLRFMLADMATQIEAGRALYLAAARLRDAGRPFAKQAAMAKLHCTDTAMKVTIDAVQVLGGYGYTADFPAERYMREAKVLQIVEGTNQIQRMVIARHLAGPETR, from the coding sequence ATGCCCGACCGCGCCCCGCAGCCGGTGGACCGGCAACTGCCCACGGACGAGGCCCGGGATCTGATCTCGCTCGTCCGCGACATCGCGCAGCACGAGATCGCCCCGAAGGCGGCCGAGGAGGAAGGCGCCGGGCACTTCCCGCGCGAGGTCTTCACCCTGCTCTCCCGGGCCGGCCTGCTCGGTCTGCCCTACGACTCCGAACACGGCGGCGCCGACCAGCCGTACGAGGTCTACCTCCAGGTCCTCGAAGAACTCGCCGCCGCCCGCCTCACCGTCGGCCTCGGTGTCAGCGTGCACACCCTCGCCTCCTACGCGCTCGCCACCTACGGCACCAAGGAGCAGCAGGTCGAGCACCTGCCCGCGATGCTCGGCGGCGGACTGCTCGGCGCCTACTGCCTCTCCGAGCCCTCGTCCGGTTCGGACGCGGCCTCGCTGCGCACCCGAGCGGTCCGGGACGGCGAGGACTGGGTGATCACCGGCACCAAGGCGTGGATCACGCACGGCGGCGTCGCCGACTTCTACACCGTCATGGCGCGCACCGGCGAGGAAGGACCGCGCGGGATCACCGCCTTCCTGGTGCCCGCCGACGCGGAGGGCGTGAGCGCCGCGGCGCCGGAGAAGAAGATGGGCATGAAGGGCTCGCCCACCGCCCAGGTCCACTTCGACGGTGTGCGCGTCCCGGACGGCCGGCGCATCGGCGACGAGGGGCAGGGCTTCGCGATCGCGCTGTCCGCCCTCGACTCGGGTCGGCTCGGCATCGCGGCCTGCGCGATCGGAGTGGCTCAGGCGGCCCTCGACGAGGCGGTGGGCTATGCCACCGGGCGTCAGCAGTTCGGGCGGCCGATCGCCGACTTCCAGGGTCTGCGCTTCATGCTCGCCGACATGGCGACCCAGATCGAGGCGGGCCGGGCGCTGTACCTCGCGGCGGCGCGGCTGCGCGACGCCGGACGGCCCTTCGCCAAACAGGCCGCCATGGCCAAACTGCACTGCACCGACACCGCGATGAAGGTCACCATCGACGCCGTCCAGGTCCTCGGCGGCTATGGCTACACCGCGGACTTCCCGGCCGAGCGGTACATGCGCGAGGCCAAGGTCCTGCAGATCGTCGAGGGCACCAACCAGATCCAGCGGATGGTCATCGCCCGTCACCTAGCGGGTCCGGAGACCCGCTGA
- a CDS encoding hemolysin family protein, producing the protein MSVLQLLFAALLVLANGFFVGAEFALVSVRRSQIEPLGTARARQVLYGLERLPQMMAAAQFGITVCSLTLGAVAEPTVASLLEPVFEWIHLPHGVIHPLGYVIALAAVVFFHLVIGEMVPKNLAMAAPEKVALWLSPGLVYFARLCRPITIALGACARAILRLFHVEPKDEVEAVFTSEQLNRLVEDSGQAGLLDPEEQERLEDALELGSRPVTDVLLKRESLVTVRPSVTPGEIIELTGRTGYSRFPVAAENGAFMGYLHVKDVLDLEDSQRAVPQQIWRPMTKLRSDLPLDDALTVMRRAATHLAQVADGSGKVLGLVALEDVLELLVGEVRDPAHREVPEVRVTEPRSSEEALAS; encoded by the coding sequence ATGAGCGTGCTCCAACTCCTCTTCGCGGCGCTGCTCGTGCTCGCCAACGGGTTCTTCGTCGGCGCCGAGTTCGCCCTCGTCTCCGTGCGCCGCAGCCAGATCGAGCCGCTCGGCACGGCGCGGGCCCGACAGGTGCTGTACGGCCTCGAGCGGCTCCCGCAGATGATGGCGGCGGCCCAGTTCGGCATCACGGTGTGCTCGCTGACCCTCGGCGCGGTCGCCGAACCGACGGTCGCGAGTCTGCTGGAGCCGGTCTTCGAGTGGATCCACCTTCCGCACGGCGTGATCCACCCGCTGGGGTACGTCATCGCCCTGGCCGCGGTGGTCTTCTTCCACCTCGTCATCGGCGAGATGGTCCCCAAGAACCTCGCGATGGCGGCCCCGGAGAAGGTCGCGTTGTGGCTCAGCCCCGGCCTGGTCTACTTCGCCCGCCTCTGCAGGCCGATCACCATCGCCCTCGGCGCCTGCGCCCGGGCCATCCTGCGGCTCTTCCACGTCGAGCCCAAGGACGAGGTCGAGGCCGTCTTCACGAGCGAACAGCTGAACCGGCTGGTCGAGGACTCCGGCCAGGCGGGCCTGCTGGACCCCGAGGAGCAGGAGCGCCTGGAGGACGCGCTGGAACTGGGCTCCCGCCCGGTGACGGATGTCCTGCTGAAGCGCGAGTCCCTGGTGACGGTGCGTCCCTCGGTGACCCCGGGCGAGATCATCGAACTCACCGGCCGTACCGGGTACTCACGCTTCCCGGTCGCCGCGGAGAACGGCGCGTTCATGGGGTATCTGCATGTGAAGGACGTACTGGATCTGGAGGACTCGCAGCGGGCGGTGCCCCAGCAGATCTGGCGGCCGATGACGAAGCTCCGCTCCGACCTGCCGCTGGATGACGCCCTCACGGTGATGCGGCGCGCGGCCACGCACCTGGCCCAGGTGGCGGACGGGTCCGGGAAGGTGCTGGGTCTGGTGGCGCTGGAGGACGTACTGGAACTGCTGGTCGGTGAGGTACGGGACCCTGCGCACCGGGAGGTGCCGGAGGTGCGGGTGACCGAGCCCCGTAGCAGCGAGGAGGCTTTGGCGTCGTAG
- a CDS encoding PH domain-containing protein → MSSELPTLPVTFRPSRTRAVLLAAGVAIFVTITVIALLLEQLGPGERLSFIFTAALLAGVLFLLARVKVVADESGVTVQNIAGRRRLEWAEIIQVNLRPGDPWVFLNLSDGTSLPALGIQPGIAKQQAIADAKALRALAEARSTARSDEDQG, encoded by the coding sequence ATGTCCTCCGAACTGCCCACCCTTCCCGTCACGTTCCGGCCGAGCCGCACGCGCGCGGTGCTGCTCGCCGCGGGCGTCGCGATCTTCGTGACGATCACGGTGATCGCGCTGCTTCTCGAGCAGCTGGGACCCGGCGAGCGCCTGAGCTTCATCTTCACGGCGGCCCTGCTCGCCGGTGTGCTGTTCCTGCTGGCCAGGGTCAAGGTCGTCGCCGACGAGTCCGGTGTCACCGTCCAGAACATCGCCGGCAGGCGGCGTCTGGAATGGGCCGAGATCATCCAGGTGAACCTCCGACCGGGCGACCCGTGGGTGTTCCTCAACCTCAGCGACGGCACCAGCCTGCCCGCCCTCGGCATCCAGCCGGGCATCGCGAAGCAGCAGGCCATCGCCGACGCGAAGGCCCTGCGAGCGCTCGCCGAAGCCCGCTCCACAGCCCGCTCCGACGAAGATCAGGGCTGA
- the hisG gene encoding ATP phosphoribosyltransferase — translation MLRIAVPNKGSLSGPAGEMLHEAGYQQRRESKELRIVDPVNDVEFFYLRPRDIAIYVSSGQLDIGITGRDLLIDSGADAEEILPLGFARSTFRFASKPGEANGVEDLKGKTVATSYEGIVAGHLADNGIDASVVHLDGAVETAIELGVAEVIADVVETGTSLRNAGLEVFGEPIMKSEAVVIRRTGADGEEAAESKVQQFLRRLQGVLVARTYVMMDYDCRVEQLEKAVALTPGLESPTVSPLHNEGWVAVRAMVPAKEAQRIMDDLYDIGARAILTTAIHACRL, via the coding sequence ATGCTGCGCATCGCCGTCCCCAACAAGGGTTCCCTGTCAGGCCCCGCGGGGGAGATGCTGCATGAGGCCGGCTACCAGCAGCGCCGCGAGTCCAAGGAACTGCGGATCGTCGACCCGGTCAACGACGTGGAGTTCTTCTACCTCCGCCCCCGGGACATCGCGATCTACGTCTCCTCCGGCCAGCTCGACATCGGCATCACCGGCCGCGACCTGCTGATCGACTCCGGGGCCGACGCCGAGGAGATCCTCCCGCTCGGCTTCGCCCGCTCCACCTTCCGGTTCGCGTCCAAGCCCGGTGAGGCGAACGGCGTCGAGGACCTGAAGGGCAAGACGGTCGCCACCTCGTACGAGGGGATCGTCGCGGGACACCTCGCCGACAACGGCATCGACGCCTCCGTCGTCCACCTCGACGGCGCCGTCGAGACCGCCATCGAGCTCGGGGTCGCCGAGGTCATCGCCGACGTCGTCGAGACCGGCACCAGCCTGCGCAACGCGGGCCTGGAGGTCTTCGGCGAGCCCATCATGAAGTCCGAGGCCGTCGTCATCCGCCGCACCGGCGCCGACGGCGAGGAGGCTGCCGAGTCGAAGGTTCAGCAGTTCCTGCGCCGCCTCCAGGGCGTCCTGGTGGCCCGGACGTACGTGATGATGGACTACGACTGCCGCGTCGAGCAGCTCGAGAAGGCCGTCGCGCTCACGCCGGGCCTCGAGTCCCCGACCGTCTCCCCGCTGCACAACGAGGGCTGGGTCGCCGTCCGCGCGATGGTCCCCGCCAAGGAGGCGCAGCGGATCATGGACGACCTGTACGACATCGGCGCGCGGGCCATCCTGACGACGGCCATCCACGCCTGCCGTCTCTGA
- a CDS encoding SCO1431 family membrane protein, with translation MTAHSATAARARTGGPKDDGPKILEHVAGWTLVAVIAMLVTQLGLL, from the coding sequence ATGACCGCACACTCAGCCACAGCCGCCCGCGCCCGTACCGGCGGCCCCAAGGACGACGGTCCGAAGATCCTCGAGCATGTCGCGGGCTGGACCCTCGTCGCGGTGATCGCGATGCTGGTCACGCAGCTCGGTCTGCTGTGA
- a CDS encoding peptidase C39 family protein: MSRAEQPSRRTVLAVAVAAAVAGSAGPAAAAGSAADAAPDETAARLVDNHAWTTYSDWRSGTAKGTRAVAGSRPGVVIGAPAGTTEYTDPHTGTTATWEYATWTSPVHELAVPSTEVIASWNARTPAGSWIQIELEGTYSDGTATPWYVMGRWAAGDGDIKRTSVDDQTDDKSTVWTDTFAIDDPSTGLRLSSYRLRLTLYRKPGTKTTPTVWRLGAMGSDVPDRFTVPASAPGLARELIVPRYSQEIHAGQYPEYDNGGEAWCSPTSSQMIIEYWGGRLSEEQLAWVDPSYADPQVCHAARYTYDYQYAGCGNWPFNAAYAATFKDLQGVVTRLGSLTDLETLIAAGIPAITSQSFLKEELTGAGYGTSGHLMTVIGFTAEGDVIANDPASPSDAAVRRVYKRREWENIWLRTKRYNASGKVVSGTGGVCYLYFPARPTARQRKALAAVGVR, from the coding sequence ATGAGCAGAGCCGAACAGCCGTCCCGCAGAACCGTTCTGGCCGTCGCGGTCGCCGCCGCGGTGGCCGGCAGCGCGGGCCCCGCGGCCGCCGCCGGCAGCGCGGCCGACGCGGCGCCCGACGAGACTGCCGCCCGCCTGGTCGACAACCACGCCTGGACCACGTACAGCGACTGGCGCAGTGGCACCGCGAAGGGCACCCGTGCCGTCGCCGGCAGCCGCCCCGGCGTCGTGATCGGCGCCCCCGCGGGCACCACCGAGTACACCGACCCGCACACCGGGACCACCGCCACCTGGGAGTACGCGACCTGGACCTCCCCGGTCCACGAGCTCGCCGTGCCCTCGACCGAGGTGATCGCCTCCTGGAACGCCCGCACCCCGGCCGGCAGCTGGATCCAGATCGAGCTCGAGGGGACGTACTCCGACGGCACGGCCACCCCCTGGTACGTGATGGGGCGCTGGGCGGCCGGCGACGGGGACATCAAGCGCACCTCGGTCGACGACCAGACCGACGACAAGAGCACGGTCTGGACGGACACCTTCGCCATCGACGACCCGTCGACGGGGCTGCGCCTGTCGTCGTACCGGCTGCGGCTGACCCTGTACCGCAAGCCCGGCACGAAGACCACGCCGACCGTCTGGCGGCTGGGCGCGATGGGCTCGGACGTCCCCGACCGCTTCACCGTCCCGGCCTCCGCGCCCGGTCTCGCCCGTGAGCTGATCGTCCCGCGCTACTCGCAGGAGATCCACGCGGGTCAGTACCCGGAGTACGACAACGGCGGCGAGGCCTGGTGCAGCCCCACCTCCTCGCAGATGATCATCGAGTACTGGGGCGGCCGGCTCAGCGAGGAGCAACTGGCCTGGGTCGACCCGTCGTACGCGGACCCGCAGGTCTGCCACGCGGCCCGGTACACCTACGACTACCAGTACGCGGGCTGCGGCAACTGGCCCTTCAACGCGGCCTACGCGGCCACCTTCAAGGACCTGCAGGGCGTGGTGACCCGGCTCGGCTCACTCACCGACCTGGAGACGCTGATCGCTGCCGGCATTCCGGCCATAACGTCCCAGTCGTTCCTCAAGGAGGAGCTCACGGGGGCGGGTTACGGCACCTCCGGCCATCTGATGACCGTGATCGGCTTCACCGCCGAGGGCGATGTGATCGCCAACGACCCGGCCTCGCCCAGTGACGCGGCGGTGCGGCGCGTCTACAAGCGGCGCGAGTGGGAGAACATCTGGCTGCGCACCAAGCGGTACAACGCCAGTGGCAAGGTCGTCTCCGGGACCGGAGGCGTCTGCTATCTGTACTTCCCGGCCCGTCCGACCGCGCGCCAGCGCAAGGCGCTCGCGGCGGTGGGTGTGCGCTGA
- a CDS encoding TetR/AcrR family transcriptional regulator → MNISDQREARPRARGTERSVARRAELIAIGRKLFADTSYDALSMDDIARQAHVAKGLIYYYFQSKRGYYLAIIQDSVADLVTYAASGLEMEQVDRVQRTLDSYLRYAEHNQAAYRTVVSGGVGFDTEVHAIRDGVRDAIVATIADGAYGRTDISPLARMGLLAWVCSVEGATLDWIDGPPQLSRDTMRDLLVKTLGASMRAIEEMDPTHPAPAPARRDG, encoded by the coding sequence TTGAATATCAGTGATCAGCGTGAAGCCCGGCCGCGGGCCCGCGGCACCGAGCGCTCGGTCGCTCGCCGCGCCGAACTCATCGCCATCGGGCGCAAGTTGTTCGCGGACACGTCCTACGACGCGCTCTCCATGGACGACATCGCCCGCCAGGCGCATGTCGCCAAGGGGCTGATCTACTACTACTTCCAGTCCAAGCGGGGCTACTACCTGGCGATCATCCAGGACTCCGTCGCCGACCTGGTCACCTATGCGGCGAGCGGCCTCGAAATGGAGCAGGTGGATCGCGTCCAGCGCACTCTGGACAGCTATCTGCGCTACGCCGAGCACAACCAGGCGGCCTACCGCACCGTCGTCAGCGGCGGTGTCGGTTTCGACACCGAGGTGCACGCCATCCGGGACGGGGTGCGCGACGCGATCGTCGCGACCATCGCCGACGGGGCGTACGGCCGTACCGACATCTCTCCGCTGGCCCGCATGGGCCTGCTCGCCTGGGTGTGCAGCGTCGAGGGCGCCACCCTCGACTGGATCGACGGTCCGCCCCAGCTCTCCCGCGACACCATGCGCGACCTCCTGGTGAAGACGCTCGGCGCCTCGATGCGCGCCATCGAGGAGATGGATCCGACCCATCCGGCTCCGGCACCGGCTCGCCGCGACGGCTGA
- a CDS encoding AAA family ATPase yields MDFGTQGPEAPADLAWLRGVDAYTMGAYPQAEEEFRAAVRIDPGMADGWLGLHALRVDTTTALLRMFRHRERFGEQRARHRRTLNSWYWLGWWVQPVLESPRDLLLAHASHWLDGRHVPELDRALAGLPPVDTDHQVRFLHACRAYLVKDWEQLVRHTDPLIDDAMLGIEAGLFGGMARVRLEMYGQAEPLLSAALMRCRSEQPQRKELRYWLARAHEGTGRSAAALPLYRAVHRVDPAFMDTSARLAAIAEGDGYDDSADLAAITLTGFGQDMLEGPDGMDPLFGIEGRELKLSDPEPPTGPLPSMTDPAGRERSGPPVGPLPAGPTDPVLLEEALTELERMVGLEPVKRQVKALSAQLNMARLRTGQGLPVQPPKRHFVFSGPSGTGKTTVARILGRVFYALGLLGGDHLVEAQRADLVGEYLGQTAVKANELIDSALGGVLFVDEAYSLSNSGYGKGDAYGDEALQVLLKRAEDNRDHLVVILAGYPEGMDRLLAANPGLSSRFTTRVDFPSYRPLELTSIGEVLAAENGDIWDEEALDELRSIAGHVVDQGWIDELGNGRFLRTLYEKSCAYRDLRLSTYPGMLSRDDLSTLRLPDLMQAYGEVLSGRGPQDPSAM; encoded by the coding sequence ATGGATTTCGGCACGCAGGGCCCCGAGGCCCCGGCCGACCTCGCCTGGCTGCGAGGGGTGGACGCCTACACGATGGGCGCCTATCCGCAGGCCGAGGAGGAGTTCCGGGCCGCGGTGCGAATCGATCCGGGGATGGCCGACGGCTGGCTCGGACTGCACGCGCTGCGCGTCGACACGACGACCGCGCTGCTGCGGATGTTCCGGCACCGCGAGCGTTTCGGCGAACAGCGCGCCCGGCACCGGCGCACGCTCAACTCCTGGTACTGGCTGGGCTGGTGGGTGCAACCGGTGCTGGAGAGCCCGCGCGACCTGCTTCTCGCGCACGCCTCGCACTGGCTGGACGGCCGCCATGTCCCCGAACTGGACCGGGCCCTCGCGGGCCTGCCCCCGGTGGACACCGACCACCAGGTCCGCTTCCTGCACGCCTGCCGTGCCTATCTCGTCAAGGACTGGGAACAACTGGTCCGGCACACCGACCCGCTGATCGACGACGCCATGCTCGGCATCGAGGCCGGACTGTTCGGCGGCATGGCCCGGGTCCGCCTGGAGATGTACGGCCAGGCCGAACCGCTGCTCTCGGCGGCCCTGATGCGCTGCCGCAGCGAACAGCCCCAGCGCAAGGAACTGCGGTACTGGCTGGCCAGGGCGCACGAGGGCACGGGCCGGTCCGCGGCCGCCCTCCCCCTGTACCGGGCCGTGCACCGCGTCGACCCCGCCTTCATGGACACCTCGGCCCGGCTCGCCGCGATCGCCGAGGGCGACGGGTACGACGACTCCGCCGACCTCGCGGCGATCACGCTCACCGGGTTCGGGCAGGACATGCTGGAGGGGCCCGACGGGATGGATCCGCTGTTCGGCATCGAGGGGCGGGAGCTGAAGCTCTCCGATCCGGAGCCGCCGACCGGTCCCCTGCCCTCGATGACCGACCCGGCCGGACGCGAGAGGTCCGGCCCACCCGTGGGGCCGCTGCCCGCCGGGCCCACCGATCCCGTCTTACTGGAGGAGGCCCTCACCGAACTCGAGCGCATGGTGGGGCTCGAACCGGTGAAGCGCCAAGTCAAGGCGCTCTCCGCCCAGTTGAACATGGCCCGGCTGCGCACCGGGCAGGGCCTGCCCGTCCAGCCGCCCAAGCGTCACTTCGTCTTCTCCGGCCCCTCCGGAACGGGCAAGACGACGGTGGCCCGCATCCTGGGCCGCGTCTTCTACGCCCTCGGACTGCTCGGCGGTGATCATCTCGTCGAGGCGCAGCGGGCGGATCTGGTCGGGGAGTACCTCGGCCAGACGGCGGTGAAGGCCAACGAACTCATCGACTCGGCCCTCGGCGGGGTGCTCTTCGTCGACGAGGCGTACTCGCTCTCCAACTCCGGTTACGGCAAGGGGGACGCGTACGGCGACGAGGCGCTCCAGGTGCTGCTGAAGCGGGCCGAGGACAACCGGGACCACCTGGTCGTGATCCTGGCGGGCTATCCGGAGGGCATGGACCGCCTGCTGGCCGCGAACCCCGGACTGTCGTCCCGCTTCACGACCCGCGTCGACTTCCCCTCGTACCGTCCCCTCGAACTCACCTCCATCGGCGAGGTGCTGGCGGCGGAGAACGGCGACATCTGGGACGAGGAGGCGCTGGACGAGCTGCGCTCCATCGCCGGGCATGTGGTGGACCAGGGGTGGATCGACGAACTGGGCAACGGGCGGTTCCTGCGCACGCTGTACGAGAAGAGCTGCGCGTATCGGGATCTTCGGTTGTCGACGTATCCGGGGATGCTGAGCCGGGACGACTTGTCGACGTTGCGGTTGCCGGACTTGATGCAGGCGTACGGGGAGGTTCTGTCGGGGCGAGGGCCGCAGGATCCGTCGGCGATGTGA
- a CDS encoding glycoside hydrolase family 18 protein, with the protein MHFPHRARFRALISAACCAVLGAGLLAGAGSATAAAPQASPKAAGSKVVGYFTEWGTYDRKYFVKNIETSGSAAKLTHINYAFGNVTAGKCAMGDAYAATDRTYTAAESVDGVADTWDQPLRGNFNQLRELKKKHPGLKVLWSFGGWTWSSGFGEAARNPAAFAQSCYDLVENSKWADVFDGIDIDWEYPNACGNTCDTSGREAFKNLMAALRSKFGSGALVTAAITADATAGGKIDAANYAGAAQYVNWYNPMTYDYFGAWDATGPTAPHSPLNSYSGIPRAGYYTSATIAKLKGLGIPASKLLLGIGFYGRGWTGVTQSAPGGTATGPAAGTYEQGIDDYKVLKSKCPATGTVAGTAYAKCGNNWWSYDTPATIATKMTYKNQQGLGGTFFWELSGDTSGGELIRAIN; encoded by the coding sequence ATGCACTTTCCCCACCGCGCCCGTTTCCGGGCGCTGATCTCCGCCGCGTGTTGCGCGGTCCTCGGCGCGGGCCTGCTGGCGGGCGCGGGCAGCGCCACCGCCGCCGCGCCCCAGGCGAGCCCGAAGGCCGCCGGCTCCAAGGTCGTCGGGTACTTCACGGAATGGGGTACCTACGACCGGAAGTACTTCGTCAAGAACATCGAGACCTCCGGCTCGGCGGCGAAGCTGACCCACATCAACTACGCCTTCGGCAACGTCACCGCAGGCAAGTGCGCGATGGGCGACGCCTACGCGGCGACCGACCGGACGTACACCGCGGCCGAGTCCGTGGACGGCGTGGCCGACACCTGGGACCAGCCGCTGCGGGGCAACTTCAACCAGTTGCGCGAGCTGAAGAAGAAACACCCCGGCCTCAAGGTCCTCTGGTCGTTCGGCGGTTGGACCTGGTCGAGCGGCTTCGGCGAGGCCGCCCGCAACCCGGCCGCGTTCGCGCAGTCCTGCTACGACCTGGTCGAGAACTCCAAGTGGGCCGACGTCTTCGACGGCATCGACATCGACTGGGAGTACCCGAACGCCTGCGGCAACACCTGTGACACCAGCGGCAGGGAGGCGTTCAAGAACCTGATGGCGGCGCTGCGTTCGAAGTTCGGGAGCGGGGCGCTGGTCACCGCCGCGATCACTGCGGACGCCACGGCCGGCGGCAAGATAGACGCGGCGAACTACGCGGGCGCGGCACAGTACGTCAATTGGTACAACCCGATGACGTACGACTACTTCGGCGCCTGGGACGCGACCGGCCCGACGGCTCCGCACTCCCCGCTGAACTCCTACTCCGGCATCCCGCGGGCGGGTTACTACACCTCGGCCACCATCGCCAAGCTCAAGGGGCTCGGCATCCCGGCCTCGAAGCTGCTGCTCGGCATCGGCTTCTACGGCCGCGGGTGGACCGGCGTGACCCAGTCGGCGCCGGGCGGCACCGCGACGGGCCCGGCGGCCGGCACCTACGAACAGGGCATAGACGACTACAAGGTGCTGAAGTCCAAGTGCCCGGCGACGGGAACGGTGGCCGGCACTGCGTACGCCAAGTGCGGCAACAACTGGTGGAGTTACGACACCCCCGCGACCATCGCGACGAAGATGACGTACAAGAACCAGCAGGGCCTGGGCGGCACGTTCTTCTGGGAGCTGAGCGGGGACACCTCGGGCGGCGAGCTGATCCGGGCGATCAACTAG